A section of the Petrimonas sulfuriphila genome encodes:
- a CDS encoding stealth family protein — MEIDFVITWVDMNDPRWQKDFAIYSGKIDNTVNELSEARFRDYGLLKYWFRGIEKFTPWVRKIHFVTCGQKPEWLNENHSKLHIVNHEDFIPEQYLPVFNSNLIEIYLHKIPDLAEQFVYFNDDFFVTDHTPATRFFENGLPKDIATFRTNFGRSQFGKMLKNNIRLINKFFDKKEVLKRDYDKWFHESYGKRRRLAYLLKPYNKFVTLRTPHNAQPFLKSTFHEVWDNCGKELTEMSKNRFRSSSDLTPELFKTWQICTSKFLPYNTYQDTKMFPLILKSKKAIRAVREQKYKLVCLNDNIHIRNYDKKLKELKASFESILPEKSSFEL; from the coding sequence GTGGAAATTGATTTTGTAATAACCTGGGTAGATATGAATGACCCGAGATGGCAAAAAGATTTTGCCATCTATTCGGGGAAAATAGACAACACGGTAAATGAGTTGTCAGAAGCTAGATTCAGAGACTATGGGCTACTAAAATACTGGTTCAGGGGAATAGAAAAATTTACCCCTTGGGTACGAAAAATTCATTTTGTCACCTGCGGACAAAAACCAGAATGGCTAAATGAGAATCATTCAAAGCTGCATATAGTTAATCACGAAGATTTTATTCCTGAACAATATCTACCTGTATTCAATTCAAATTTGATAGAAATTTATTTGCATAAAATCCCCGATTTAGCGGAACAATTTGTCTATTTTAACGATGATTTTTTTGTAACAGACCATACCCCTGCAACTCGTTTCTTCGAAAATGGACTTCCTAAAGACATTGCCACTTTTCGCACTAACTTTGGACGTTCTCAGTTTGGTAAGATGCTGAAGAATAACATCAGACTGATCAATAAGTTTTTTGATAAAAAAGAGGTTTTAAAAAGGGATTACGATAAATGGTTTCATGAATCGTACGGCAAAAGGAGAAGGTTAGCATATCTGCTAAAACCATACAATAAGTTTGTGACACTGCGAACCCCGCACAATGCGCAGCCTTTTCTAAAATCTACGTTTCATGAAGTTTGGGATAATTGTGGAAAGGAATTGACCGAAATGTCGAAAAACAGGTTCAGAAGTTCTTCCGACCTTACACCTGAATTATTCAAGACCTGGCAAATTTGCACTTCAAAATTCCTACCCTACAACACCTATCAAGACACAAAGATGTTCCCTCTTATTTTGAAATCTAAAAAAGCAATCCGTGCTGTCCGCGAACAAAAATACAAACTTGTCTGCTTAAATGACAACATACATATTCGGAACTACGATAAAAAGCTCAAAGAATTAAAAGCATCTTTTGAAAGTATTCTCCCAGAAAAGTCGAGCTTTGAATTGTAA
- the purE gene encoding 5-(carboxyamino)imidazole ribonucleotide mutase, producing MDPIISIIMGSTSDLPVMEKAACFFDEMEVPFEINALSAHRTPEAVEQFARNAEKRGIKVIIAAAGMAAHLPGVIASMTTLPVIGVPIKASLDGMDALLAIVQMPPGIPVATVGINGSLNAAILALQMIATGDESLRQKLATYKEDLKSKITQANEELAGIKFKFKTN from the coding sequence ATGGATCCAATAATAAGTATAATAATGGGCAGTACTTCCGACTTACCCGTCATGGAAAAGGCTGCCTGTTTTTTTGACGAAATGGAAGTTCCGTTCGAAATAAACGCACTTTCTGCACATCGCACACCCGAAGCTGTTGAGCAATTTGCCAGGAATGCCGAAAAACGGGGAATAAAGGTTATAATAGCAGCAGCTGGGATGGCGGCCCATTTGCCGGGTGTAATTGCGTCAATGACCACACTTCCCGTTATCGGCGTCCCTATAAAAGCTTCACTGGACGGTATGGACGCACTGCTTGCCATCGTGCAAATGCCTCCGGGAATCCCGGTTGCCACTGTTGGCATTAACGGATCACTTAACGCCGCTATTCTTGCGTTGCAGATGATCGCAACTGGAGATGAATCACTCCGGCAAAAATTGGCAACCTACAAAGAGGACCTGAAGAGTAAAATCACTCAAGCTAACGAAGAACTGGCAGGCATCAAATTTAAATTCAAAACAAATTAA
- the gcvH gene encoding glycine cleavage system protein GcvH, with translation MNFPENLKYSSDHEWVKVDGNEAYIGISDFAQSELGEIVFVDITTEGEKVDKGAVFGSIEAVKTVSDLLMPITGEVLEVNPKLDDQPELVNQDPYGEGWIVKVTIEEEADLNELLSSDAYKALIGQ, from the coding sequence ATGAATTTTCCTGAAAATTTAAAGTATTCAAGCGACCATGAATGGGTGAAAGTTGACGGAAACGAGGCTTACATCGGCATTTCCGATTTCGCACAAAGCGAACTGGGAGAAATTGTTTTTGTTGATATCACAACAGAAGGAGAAAAGGTTGACAAAGGAGCCGTTTTTGGCAGTATTGAGGCAGTAAAAACCGTTTCTGATCTTTTGATGCCCATAACCGGCGAGGTACTTGAAGTCAATCCCAAGCTGGATGACCAACCTGAACTGGTAAACCAAGATCCCTACGGAGAAGGATGGATCGTAAAAGTAACTATCGAAGAGGAAGCCGATCTCAATGAGCTTCTCTCAAGTGATGCGTACAAAGCCCTCATAGGACAGTAA